A window from Gallus gallus isolate bGalGal1 chromosome 5, bGalGal1.mat.broiler.GRCg7b, whole genome shotgun sequence encodes these proteins:
- the LOC124418378 gene encoding inositol 1,4,5-trisphosphate receptor-interacting protein-like 1: MALVLVLALLVRALIVSGSDHAVMLERVQQHEKEQRNGEQSWVDMSALLFTLLHYWKIWFCTGLFVFLFWNMWRSLKRKQHEEGGQQEQQEREEQVEEVEREEQQEQVEEEEQLERVEELEQEDQVEHVEQEEQEEREDQGEQVQQEEQVEEVEQEDEEEEYFHHSALTRYIARRAWEKMQGKATKCVLVEELMSDLLQTYTFVCSNSFYPVLQPAIGVGSAFEGWSPCEEDIVYRLLVPIKAPHGHVFHPELGEEGEVLARNSRIRVELVCMCTREQQLGDVLCFLHHSEEELSQNQQPSLLQTLCTGSYLDVQKTAAWFNKQVPRTWRLTTGHTQGNLDIFLSSQNAEAVFTPSTTWPQSCAVAERKYFEYVARTAGPNSCHLVCLRLFAHILDWRRRHFLSRLENLLQYLQYCLNDKVLNHFLLGNATMPDEVVLPQAFQTASPLNLFQHLEQDPDAHSRVLRDFKELKDRLFRLLLFGR, from the exons ATGGCTTTGGTGTTGGTTCTCGCCTTGTTGGTGAGGGCGCTAATTGTCAGTGGCAGTGACCATGCGGTCATGCTTGAGCGCGTGCAGCAGCacgagaaagagcagaggaacggggagcagagctgggtggacATGTCGGCTCTGCTCTTTACTCTGCTGCattactggaagatctggttcTGTACGGGactgtttgtcttcctcttttggAATATGTGGCGGTCcctaaaaaggaagcagcatgaggaagggggacagcaggaacagcaagaacgggaggaacaggtggaagaggtggaacgtgaggaacagcaggagcaagtggaagaggaggaacagctggaacGGGTGGAAGAGCTGGAACAGGAGGATCAGGTGGAACAtgtggaacaggaggaacaggaggaacggGAGGATCAGGGGGAacaggtgcagcaggaggaacaggtggaagaggtagaacaggaggacgaggaggaagAATACTTCCATCATTCAGCACTGACCAGATACATTGCACGGCGTGCCTGGGAAAAGATGCAAGGAAAGGCCACCAAGTgcgtgctggtggaggagctgatgaGCGACCTGCTGCAGACCTACACATTTGTCTGTTCAAACAGCTTCTACccggtgctgcagcctgccattGGGGTGGGCAGCGCCTTTGAAGGCTGGAGTCCCTGTGAGGAGGACATTGTGTACCGCCTGCTCGTGCCCATTAAGGCCCCCCATGGGCACGTCTTCCACCCGGAGCTGGGTGAGGAAGGGGAGGTGCTGGCAAGGAACTCCCGCATCCGTGTGGAGctggtgtgcatgtgcacaagggagcagcagctgggggacgtgctgtgcttcctccaccactctgaggaggagctgagccaaaatcagcagcccagcctcctACAGACGCTCTGCAccggctcctacctggatgtgCAGAAAACTGCCGCCTGGTTCAACAAGCAGGTACCAAGAACCTGGAGGCTCACCACCGGGCACACC CAAGGCAACCTGGacatcttcctgagcagccagaaCGCAGAGGCCGTCTTTACGCCCAGCACAACATGGCCGCAGAGCTGCGCTGTGGCGGAAAGGAAGTACTTCGAGTACGTGGCCAGGACCGCTGGACCCAACAGCTGCCACCTGGTCTGcctgaggctctttgctcacatcctg GACTGGCGCAGGAGGCATTTCCTGAGCCGGCTGGAGAATCTCCTGCAGTACCTGCAATACTGCCTGAACGATAAAGTCCTGAACCACTTCCTCCTTGGCAACGCGACCATGCCTGACGAGGTTGTCCTGCCGCAGGCCTTCCAAACAGCCAGCCCGCTcaacctcttccagcacctggaGCAGGACCCGGACGCCCACTCCCGGGTGCTGCGTGACTTCAAGGAGCTGAAAGATCGCCtcttcagactgctgctgtttggacgCTGA